Proteins from one Archocentrus centrarchus isolate MPI-CPG fArcCen1 chromosome 8, fArcCen1, whole genome shotgun sequence genomic window:
- the ypel3 gene encoding protein yippee-like 3, which produces MVKLTKAKTFQAYLDSCHRRYSCVHCRAHLANHDDLISKSFQGSQGRAYLFNSVVNIGCGPAEERLLLTGLHAVADIYCENCHTTLGWKYEQAFELSQKYKEGKYIIELSHMIKDNGWD; this is translated from the exons ATGGTGAAGCTGACAAAAGCTAAGACGTTCCAGGCTTATCTGGACTCCTGCCACCGTCGTTACAGCTGTGTGCACTGTCGTGCTCATCTGGCCAATCATGACGATCTCATCTCCAAG TCTTTCCAAGGCAGCCAGGGCCGAGCCTACCTCTTCAACTCTGT GGTCAACATCGGCTGCGGTCCAGCTGAGGAGAGACTGCTGCTGACAGGACTTCACGCAGTGGCCGACATTTACTGCGAAAACTGTCACACCACACTGGGCTGGAAATAT GAACAAGCCTTTGAACTGAGTCAGAAGTACAAGGAGGGGAAGTACATCATTGAGCTGTCCCACATGATAAAGGACAACGGTTGGGACTGA